A DNA window from Streptococcus parapneumoniae contains the following coding sequences:
- a CDS encoding RNA-binding S4 domain-containing protein → MRLDKYLKVSRIIKRRTVAKEVADKGRIKVNGILAKSSTDLKVNDQVEIRFGNKLLLVKVLEMKDSTKKEDAAGMYEIISETRVEENV, encoded by the coding sequence ATGAGATTAGACAAATATTTAAAAGTATCACGAATTATCAAGCGTCGTACAGTCGCAAAGGAAGTAGCAGATAAAGGCAGAATTAAGGTTAATGGAATCTTGGCCAAAAGTTCAACGGATTTGAAAGTTAATGACCAAGTTGAAATTCGTTTTGGAAACAAGTTGCTACTTGTAAAAGTACTAGAGATGAAAGATAGTACAAAAAAAGAAGATGCAGCAGGCATGTATGAAATTATCAGTGAAACACGGGTAGAAGAAAATGTCTAA
- a CDS encoding serine hydrolase yields the protein MRKFLIILLLPSFLTISKVVSTEKEVVYTSKEIYYLSQSDFGIYFREKLSSPMVYGEVPVYANEDLVVESGKLTPKTSFQITEWRLNKQGIPVFKLSNHQFIAAEKRFLYDQSEVTPTIKKVWLESDFKLYNSPYDLKEVKSSLSAYSQVSIDKTMFVEGREFLHIDQAGWVAKESTSEEDNRMSKVQEMLSEKYQKDSFSIYVKQLTTGKEAGINQDEKMYAASVLKLPYLYYAQEKINEGLYQLDMTVKYVSAVNDFPGSYKPEGSGSLPKKEDNKEYSLKDLITKVSKESDNVAHNILGYYISNQSDATFKSKMSAIMGDDWDSKEKLISSKMAGKVMETIYNQNGFVLESLTKTDFDNERIAKGVSVKVAHKIGDADEFKHDTGVVYADSPFILSIFTKNSDYDTISQIAKDVYEVLK from the coding sequence ATGCGTAAATTCTTAATTATTTTGTTGCTACCAAGTTTTTTGACCATTTCAAAAGTCGTTAGCACAGAAAAAGAAGTCGTCTATACTTCGAAAGAAATTTATTACCTTTCACAATCTGACTTTGGTATTTATTTTAGAGAAAAGCTAAGTTCTCCCATGGTTTATGGAGAAGTTCCTGTTTATGCGAATGAAGATTTAGTAGTGGAATCTGGAAAATTGACTCCCAAAACAAGTTTTCAAATAACTGAGTGGCGCTTAAATAAACAAGGAATTCCAGTATTTAAGTTATCCAACCATCAATTTATTGCTGCAGAAAAACGATTTTTATATGATCAATCAGAGGTAACTCCAACAATAAAAAAAGTATGGTTAGAATCTGATTTTAAACTGTACAATAGTCCTTATGACTTAAAAGAAGTGAAATCATCCTTATCAGCTTATTCGCAAGTATCAATCGACAAGACCATGTTTGTAGAAGGAAGAGAATTTCTACATATTGATCAGGCTGGATGGGTAGCTAAAGAATCAACTTCTGAAGAAGATAATCGGATGAGTAAAGTTCAAGAAATGTTATCTGAAAAATATCAGAAGGATTCATTTTCTATTTATGTTAAGCAACTGACTACTGGAAAAGAAGCTGGTATCAATCAAGATGAAAAGATGTATGCAGCTAGTGTTTTGAAACTCCCTTATCTCTATTATGCGCAAGAAAAAATAAATGAGGGTCTTTATCAGTTAGATATGACTGTAAAATACGTATCTGCAGTCAATGATTTTCCAGGTTCTTATAAACCAGAGGGAAGTGGTAGTCTTCCTAAAAAAGAGGATAATAAAGAGTATTCTCTAAAAGATTTAATTACGAAAGTATCAAAAGAATCGGATAATGTAGCTCATAATATATTAGGATATTATATTTCAAACCAATCTGATGCTACATTCAAATCCAAGATGTCTGCTATTATGGGAGATGATTGGGATTCAAAAGAAAAATTGATTTCTTCCAAGATGGCTGGGAAGGTTATGGAAACCATTTATAATCAAAATGGATTTGTATTGGAATCTTTGACTAAAACAGATTTTGATAATGAGCGAATTGCCAAAGGTGTTTCTGTGAAGGTAGCTCATAAAATTGGGGATGCGGACGAATTTAAGCATGATACGGGTGTTGTCTACGCAGATTCTCCATTTATTCTTTCTATTTTCACTAAGAATTCTGATTATGATACGATTTCTCAGATAGCCAAGGATGTTTATGAGGTTCTAAAATGA
- the mfd gene encoding transcription-repair coupling factor, with amino-acid sequence MVTLLDLFSENDQIKKWHQSLTDKKRQLMLGLSISTKALAIASSFKKEDKIVLLTSTYGEAEGLISDLISILGEEFVYPFLVDDSPMVEFFMSSQEKIISRVEALRFLTNPSKKGILVCNIAASRLILPSSTVFKESIIKIAVGEEYDQHALIHQLKEIGYRKVTQVQTQGEFSLRGDILDIFEISQLEPCRIEFFGDEVDGIRTFEVETQLSKENQSELIIFPASDILIREEDYQRGQLTLEKQILKTLSPILKSYLEEILSSFHQKQSHADSRKFLSLCYEKSCTVFDYIEKDIPIFFDDYQKLMNQYEVFERELAQYFTEELQNGKAFSEMQYFADTEQIYKKQSPVTFFSNLQKGLGNLKFDQIYQFNQYPMQEFFNQFSFLKEEIERYKKMDYTIILQSSNSMGSKTLEDVLEEYQIKLDSRDKSSICQESVNLIEGNLRHGFHFVDEKILLITEHEIFQKKLKRRFRRQHVSNAERLKDYNELEKGDYVVHHIHGIGQYLGIETIEIKGIHRDYVSVQYQNGDQISIPVEQIHLLSKYISSDGKAPKLNKLNDGHFKKAKQKVKNQVEDIADDLIKLYSERSQLKGFAFSADDEEQDTFDDAFPYVETDDQLRSIEEIKRDMQDSQPMDRLLVGDVGFGKTEVAMRAAFKAVNDHKQVVVLVPTTVLAQQHYTNFKERFQNFAVNIDVLSRFRSKKEQTETLEKLKNGQVDILIGTHRVLSKDVVFADLGLMIIDEEQRFGVKHKETLKELKKQVDVLTLTATPIPRTLHMSMLGIRDLSVIETPPTNRYPVQTYVLEKNDSVIRDAVLREMERGGQVYYLYNKVDTIDQKVSELQELIPEASIGYVHGRMSEIQLENTLLDFIEGQYDILVTTTIIETGVDIPNANTLFIENADHMGLSTLYQLRGRVGRSNRIAYAYLMYRPEKSISEVSEKRLEAIKGFTELGSGFKIAMRDLSIRGAGNLLGKSQSGFIDSVGFELYSQLLEEAIAKRNGNANTNTRTKGNAELILQIDAYLPDTYISDQRHKIEIYKKIRQIDNRVNYEELQEELIDRFGEYPDVVAYLLEIGLVKSYLDKVFVQRVERKDNKVTVQFEKVTQRLFLAQDYFKSLSATNLKVGIAENKGSMELVFDVRNKKDYEILEGLLIFGESLLEIKESKKENSI; translated from the coding sequence ATGGTAACCTTATTAGATTTATTCTCAGAAAATGATCAGATTAAAAAATGGCATCAAAGTTTAACAGATAAGAAAAGACAATTAATGTTAGGCTTGTCAATTTCTACAAAAGCTTTAGCCATCGCTAGTAGTTTTAAGAAAGAAGATAAGATTGTTTTATTGACATCAACTTATGGAGAAGCAGAAGGGCTTATTAGTGATCTTATTTCTATCTTGGGTGAGGAATTTGTCTATCCATTTTTGGTAGATGATTCCCCTATGGTCGAGTTTTTTATGTCTTCACAAGAAAAAATCATCTCACGGGTTGAAGCCTTACGTTTTTTGACTAATCCATCTAAGAAAGGGATTTTAGTTTGTAATATCGCAGCAAGTCGATTGATTTTACCCTCTTCAACTGTATTTAAAGAAAGTATTATAAAAATTGCAGTTGGTGAAGAATATGACCAACATGCGCTTATCCATCAGTTAAAGGAAATTGGTTATCGAAAGGTTACACAAGTACAAACTCAAGGAGAATTTAGTCTTCGAGGAGATATTTTAGATATTTTTGAAATATCTCAGTTAGAACCTTGCCGAATTGAGTTTTTTGGTGATGAAGTAGATGGAATTCGTACTTTTGAAGTCGAAACACAATTATCGAAAGAAAATCAGTCAGAACTCATCATCTTTCCAGCTAGCGATATTCTCATAAGAGAAGAAGATTATCAACGAGGTCAGTTGACTTTAGAAAAACAAATTTTGAAGACTCTATCGCCGATTCTGAAATCTTATCTAGAAGAAATTCTTTCAAGTTTTCATCAAAAACAAAGTCATGCAGATTCTCGGAAATTTTTATCTTTGTGTTATGAGAAATCATGTACCGTATTTGATTATATCGAAAAAGACATACCAATATTCTTTGATGATTATCAGAAATTGATGAATCAGTATGAAGTATTTGAAAGAGAATTAGCACAATACTTTACAGAAGAATTACAGAATGGTAAAGCATTTTCTGAGATGCAGTATTTTGCAGATACAGAGCAAATCTATAAAAAACAGAGTCCGGTTACCTTTTTCTCTAATCTACAAAAGGGGTTAGGAAATCTCAAGTTTGACCAAATTTATCAATTTAATCAATATCCTATGCAGGAGTTTTTCAATCAATTTTCTTTTCTAAAAGAAGAAATTGAACGATATAAAAAAATGGATTACACCATTATTCTGCAGTCTAGCAATTCAATGGGAAGTAAAACATTGGAGGATGTTTTAGAGGAATACCAGATTAAATTGGATTCCAGAGATAAGTCAAGTATTTGTCAAGAATCTGTAAACTTAATCGAGGGTAATCTCAGACATGGTTTTCATTTTGTAGATGAAAAGATTTTATTGATTACTGAACATGAGATTTTTCAAAAGAAATTAAAACGTCGTTTTCGCAGACAACATGTTTCAAATGCAGAGCGCCTAAAAGATTATAATGAACTTGAAAAGGGGGATTACGTTGTTCACCATATTCATGGGATTGGTCAATATCTAGGAATTGAAACCATTGAAATTAAGGGGATTCACCGTGATTATGTCAGTGTCCAGTATCAAAATGGGGATCAAATCTCCATACCAGTGGAACAGATTCATCTACTGTCCAAATATATTTCAAGTGATGGGAAAGCTCCTAAACTCAATAAATTAAATGACGGTCATTTTAAAAAGGCCAAGCAAAAAGTTAAGAACCAGGTAGAGGATATAGCTGATGATTTAATCAAACTCTATTCTGAACGCAGTCAGTTGAAGGGCTTTGCTTTCTCAGCCGATGATGAAGAGCAAGATACTTTTGATGATGCCTTCCCTTATGTTGAAACGGATGATCAACTTCGTAGTATCGAGGAAATCAAGAGAGATATGCAAGATTCTCAGCCAATGGATCGACTTTTAGTTGGGGATGTTGGTTTTGGAAAGACTGAAGTTGCTATGCGTGCAGCCTTTAAGGCAGTCAATGATCACAAACAGGTTGTCGTCTTAGTTCCGACGACGGTTTTAGCGCAACAGCACTATACAAATTTTAAGGAACGATTCCAAAATTTTGCAGTTAATATTGATGTGTTGAGTCGCTTTAGAAGTAAAAAAGAGCAGACTGAAACACTTGAAAAATTGAAAAATGGTCAAGTCGATATTTTGATTGGAACACATCGTGTTTTGTCAAAAGATGTTGTGTTTGCTGATTTGGGCTTGATGATTATTGATGAGGAACAGCGATTTGGTGTCAAGCATAAGGAAACCTTGAAAGAACTGAAGAAACAAGTGGATGTCCTAACCTTGACAGCTACTCCAATCCCTCGTACCCTTCATATGTCTATGCTGGGAATCAGAGATTTGTCTGTTATTGAAACTCCGCCGACTAATCGTTATCCAGTGCAAACCTATGTTTTAGAAAAGAATGATAGTGTCATTCGTGATGCTGTCTTACGTGAAATGGAGCGTGGAGGTCAAGTTTACTACCTTTACAATAAAGTTGACACGATTGACCAGAAGGTTTCAGAATTACAGGAGTTGATTCCAGAGGCTTCGATTGGTTACGTTCATGGTAGAATGAGTGAAATACAGTTGGAAAATACTCTACTAGACTTTATTGAGGGACAATACGATATTTTGGTGACGACTACCATTATTGAGACAGGGGTGGACATTCCAAATGCTAATACTTTATTTATTGAGAATGCGGATCATATGGGCTTGTCAACCTTGTATCAGTTAAGAGGAAGAGTCGGTCGTAGTAATCGTATTGCTTATGCCTATCTCATGTATCGTCCAGAAAAATCAATCAGTGAAGTCTCTGAGAAGAGATTAGAAGCGATTAAAGGATTTACAGAATTGGGATCCGGATTTAAGATTGCTATGCGAGATCTTTCGATTCGTGGAGCAGGAAATCTCCTAGGAAAATCCCAGTCTGGTTTCATTGATTCTGTTGGTTTTGAATTGTATTCGCAGTTATTAGAGGAAGCTATTGCTAAACGAAACGGTAATGCTAACACTAACACAAGAACCAAAGGGAATGCTGAGTTGATTTTGCAAATTGATGCCTATCTTCCTGATACTTATATTTCTGATCAACGACATAAGATTGAAATTTACAAGAAAATTCGTCAAATTGACAACCGTGTCAATTATGAAGAGTTACAAGAGGAGTTGATAGACCGTTTTGGAGAATACCCAGATGTAGTAGCCTATCTTTTAGAGATTGGTTTGGTCAAATCATACTTGGACAAGGTCTTTGTTCAACGTGTGGAAAGAAAAGATAATAAAGTTACAGTTCAATTTGAAAAAGTCACTCAACGACTGTTTTTAGCTCAAGATTATTTTAAATCTTTATCCGCAACGAACTTAAAAGTAGGCATCGCTGAGAATAAGGGATCAATGGAGCTTGTATTTGATGTCCGAAATAAGAAAGATTATGAAATTTTAGAAGGTCTGCTGATTTTTGGAGAAAGTTTATTAGAGATAAAAGAGTCTAAGAAAGAAAATTCCATTTGA
- a CDS encoding SP_0009 family protein, with protein sequence MENLLDVIEQFLSLSDEKLEELADKNQLLRLQEEKERKNA encoded by the coding sequence ATGGAAAATTTACTAGACGTAATTGAGCAATTTTTGAGTTTATCAGATGAAAAGCTAGAAGAGTTGGCTGATAAAAATCAATTATTGCGTTTACAAGAAGAAAAGGAAAGGAAGAATGCGTAA
- a CDS encoding septum formation initiator family protein, translating to MSKNIVQLNNSFIQNEYQRRRYLMKERQKRNRFMGWVLILIMLLFILPTFNLAQSYQQLLQRRQQLADLQTQYQTLSDEKDKETAFATKLKDEDYAAKYTRAKYYYSKSREIVYTIPDLLQR from the coding sequence ATGTCTAAAAATATTGTACAATTGAATAATTCTTTTATTCAAAATGAATATCAACGTCGTCGCTACCTGATGAAAGAACGACAAAAACGGAATCGTTTTATGGGGTGGGTATTGATTTTGATTATGCTATTATTTATCTTGCCAACTTTTAATTTAGCGCAGAGTTATCAGCAATTACTTCAAAGACGTCAGCAATTAGCAGACTTGCAAACTCAGTATCAAACTTTGAGTGATGAAAAGGATAAGGAGACAGCATTTGCTACCAAGTTGAAAGATGAGGATTATGCTGCCAAATATACACGAGCGAAGTACTATTATTCTAAGTCGAGGGAAATAGTTTATACGATTCCTGACTTGCTTCAAAGGTGA
- the ftsH gene encoding ATP-dependent zinc metalloprotease FtsH: MKKQNNGLIKNPFLWLLLIFFLVTAYQYFSTGSVAGKSEQINYTELVKEITDDNVKELTYQPNGSVIEVSGVYKNPKTSKEETGIQFFTPSVTKVEKFTSTILPADTTVSELQKLATDHKAEVTVKHESSSGMWINLLVSIVPFGILFFFLFSMMGNMGGGNGRNPMSFGRSKAKAANKEDIKVRFSDVAGAEEEKQELVEVVEFLKDPKRFTKLGARIPAGVLLEGPPGTGKTLLAKAVAGEAGVPFFSISGSDFVEMFVGVGASRVRSLFEDAKKAAPAIIFIDEIDAVGRQRGVGLGGGNDEREQTLNQLLIEMDGFEGNEGIIVIAATNRSDVLDPALLRPGRFDRKVLVGRPDVKGREAILKVHAKNKPLAEDVDLKLVAQQTPGFVGADLENVLNEAALVAARRNKSIIDASDIDEAEDRVIAGPSKKDKTVSQKERELVAYHEAGHTIVGLVLSNARVVHKVTIVPRGRAGGYMIALPKEDQMLLSKEDMKEQLAGLMGGRVAEEIIFNVQTTGASNDFEQATQMARAMVTEYGMSEKLGPVQYEGNHAMFGAQSPQKSISEQTAYEIDEEVRSLLNEARNKAAEIIQSNRETHKLIAEALLKYETLDSTQIKSLYETGKMPETVEEESHALSYDEVKSKMNDEK, encoded by the coding sequence ATGAAAAAACAAAATAATGGTTTAATTAAAAATCCATTTCTATGGTTATTACTTATTTTTTTCCTAGTTACAGCTTACCAGTATTTTAGTACAGGTAGTGTTGCAGGGAAAAGTGAGCAAATTAATTATACAGAATTGGTAAAAGAAATTACCGATGACAATGTAAAAGAATTAACCTACCAACCAAATGGCAGTGTTATCGAAGTTTCGGGTGTCTATAAAAATCCTAAAACAAGTAAAGAAGAAACAGGTATTCAGTTTTTCACGCCATCTGTTACTAAGGTAGAGAAATTTACCAGCACTATTCTTCCTGCAGATACTACCGTATCAGAATTGCAAAAACTTGCTACTGACCATAAAGCAGAAGTAACTGTTAAGCATGAAAGTTCAAGTGGTATGTGGATTAATCTACTCGTATCCATTGTGCCATTTGGAATTCTATTCTTCTTCCTATTCTCTATGATGGGAAATATGGGGGGAGGCAATGGTCGTAACCCAATGAGTTTTGGACGTAGTAAGGCTAAAGCTGCAAATAAAGAAGATATTAAAGTAAGATTTTCAGATGTTGCTGGAGCTGAGGAAGAAAAACAAGAACTAGTTGAAGTTGTTGAATTCTTAAAAGATCCAAAAAGATTTACAAAACTTGGAGCCCGTATTCCAGCAGGGGTCCTTCTGGAGGGACCTCCGGGAACAGGTAAGACTTTGCTTGCTAAAGCAGTCGCCGGAGAAGCAGGTGTTCCATTCTTTAGTATCTCAGGTTCTGACTTTGTAGAAATGTTTGTCGGAGTTGGAGCTAGTCGTGTTCGTTCTCTTTTTGAAGATGCCAAAAAAGCAGCACCAGCTATTATTTTTATCGATGAAATTGATGCTGTCGGACGTCAACGTGGAGTCGGTCTCGGCGGAGGTAATGACGAACGTGAACAAACCTTGAACCAACTCTTGATTGAGATGGATGGTTTTGAGGGAAATGAAGGGATTATCGTCATCGCTGCTACAAACCGTTCAGATGTACTTGACCCTGCCCTTCTGCGTCCAGGACGTTTTGATAGAAAAGTATTGGTTGGCCGTCCTGATGTTAAGGGGCGCGAAGCAATCTTGAAAGTTCATGCTAAGAACAAGCCTTTAGCAGAAGATGTAGATTTGAAATTAGTTGCTCAACAAACTCCAGGTTTTGTTGGTGCTGATTTAGAGAATGTCTTGAATGAAGCGGCTTTAGTTGCTGCTCGTCGCAATAAATCGATAATTGATGCCTCAGATATTGATGAAGCAGAAGATAGAGTTATTGCTGGACCTTCTAAGAAAGATAAGACAGTTTCACAAAAAGAACGAGAATTGGTTGCCTACCATGAGGCAGGACATACCATTGTTGGTCTAGTCTTGTCGAATGCTCGCGTTGTCCATAAGGTTACAATTGTACCACGCGGCCGTGCAGGCGGATACATGATTGCACTTCCTAAAGAGGATCAAATGCTTCTATCCAAAGAAGATATGAAAGAGCAATTGGCTGGCTTAATGGGTGGACGTGTAGCTGAAGAAATTATCTTTAATGTCCAAACGACAGGAGCTTCAAACGACTTTGAACAGGCGACACAAATGGCGCGTGCAATGGTTACAGAGTACGGTATGAGTGAAAAACTTGGCCCAGTACAATATGAAGGAAATCATGCCATGTTTGGTGCACAAAGCCCTCAAAAATCAATTTCAGAACAAACAGCTTATGAAATTGACGAAGAAGTTCGTTCATTATTAAATGAAGCACGAAATAAAGCTGCTGAAATCATCCAATCAAATCGTGAAACTCACAAGTTGATTGCAGAAGCATTATTGAAATACGAAACATTGGATAGTACACAAATTAAATCTCTCTATGAAACAGGAAAGATGCCTGAGACAGTAGAAGAGGAATCTCATGCGCTATCCTATGATGAAGTAAAGTCAAAAATGAATGATGAAAAATAA
- a CDS encoding sigma-70 family RNA polymerase sigma factor produces MLKELYEEVQGSVYKCRNEYYLHLWELSDWDQEGMLCLHELISREEELVEDIPRLRKYFKTKFRNRILDYIRKQESHKRRYNKEPYEEVGEISHRISEGGLWLDDYYLFHETLKNYRSKESKEKQEELERILRNERFRGRQRVLRDLRIVFKEFDIRSH; encoded by the coding sequence ATGCTTAAAGAATTGTATGAAGAAGTCCAGGGGAGTGTGTACAAGTGTAGAAATGAATATTACTTGCATTTATGGGAATTGTCGGATTGGGACCAAGAAGGCATGCTCTGCTTACATGAATTGATTAGTAGAGAAGAAGAATTGGTAGAAGATATCCCTCGTTTAAGGAAATATTTCAAAACTAAGTTTCGAAATCGAATTTTAGACTATATCCGTAAGCAAGAAAGCCACAAACGAAGATATAATAAAGAACCATATGAAGAAGTGGGTGAGATCAGTCATCGTATAAGTGAGGGCGGTCTGTGGCTAGATGATTATTATCTCTTTCATGAAACATTAAAAAATTATAGAAGCAAAGAAAGTAAAGAGAAACAAGAAGAGCTAGAACGCATTTTAAGAAATGAACGATTCCGAGGGCGTCAAAGAGTGTTAAGAGACTTACGTATTGTGTTTAAAGAGTTTGACATCCGTAGCCATTAG
- the hpt gene encoding hypoxanthine phosphoribosyltransferase, whose translation MLENDIKKILVSHDEITEAAKKLGAQLTKDYAGKNPILIGILKGSIPFMAELVKHIDTHIEMDFMMVSSYHGGTASSGVINIKQDVTQDIKGRHVLFVEDIIDTGQTLKNLRDMFIAREAASVKIATLLDKPEGRVVEIEADYTCFTIPNEFVVGYGLDYKENYRNLPYVGVLKEEVYSN comes from the coding sequence ATGTTAGAAAACGATATTAAAAAAATCCTCGTTTCACACGATGAAATTACAGAAGCTGCTAAAAAACTAGGTGCTCAATTAACCAAGGACTATGCAGGAAAAAATCCGATTTTAATTGGGATTTTAAAAGGATCTATTCCTTTTATGGCTGAATTGGTCAAACATATTGATACACATATTGAAATGGACTTCATGATGGTTTCTAGCTACCATGGTGGAACAGCAAGTAGTGGTGTCATCAATATCAAGCAAGATGTAACTCAAGATATTAAAGGAAGACATGTTCTATTTGTAGAGGACATCATTGATACAGGTCAAACTTTGAAGAATTTGCGAGATATGTTTATTGCAAGAGAAGCAGCTTCTGTTAAGATTGCAACCTTGTTGGATAAACCAGAAGGACGTGTTGTAGAAATTGAGGCAGACTATACCTGCTTTACTATCCCAAATGAGTTTGTAGTAGGTTATGGTTTAGACTACAAAGAAAATTATCGTAATCTTCCTTATGTTGGAGTATTGAAAGAAGAAGTGTATTCAAATTAG
- the tilS gene encoding tRNA lysidine(34) synthetase TilS has product MREQDFLNHFLKKGYFKKHTKVVLALSGGLDSMFLFKVLSTYQKELEIELILAHVNHKQRVESDWEEQELRKLAAEAELPIYISNFSGEFSEARARHFRYDFFQEVMKKTGATALVTAHHADDQVETILMRLIRGTRLRYLSGIKEKQVVGEIEIIRPFLHFQKKDFPSIFHFEDISNKKNHYFRNRIRNAYLPDLEKENPRFRDAILSIGNEILDYDLAITELSNNIDVENLQQLFSYSESTQRVLLQTYLNRFPDLNLTKAQFEEVRQILKTKSQYRHPLKNGYELIKKYQQFQICKISPQADEKEDELVLHYQNQVSYQGYTFSFGIPLEGESIQQIPVSRETSIHIRHRKTGDVLIQNGHRKKLRRLFIDLKIPMEKRKSALIIEQFGEIVSILGIATSNLSKNTKNDIMNTVLYIEKIDR; this is encoded by the coding sequence ATGAGGGAACAAGATTTTTTAAATCATTTTCTCAAGAAGGGATATTTCAAAAAGCATACTAAGGTGGTGCTAGCTCTTTCTGGTGGGTTAGATTCTATGTTTCTATTTAAGGTATTATCTACTTATCAAAAAGAGTTAGAAATTGAACTGATTTTAGCACATGTGAATCATAAGCAGAGAGTAGAATCAGATTGGGAAGAACAGGAATTAAGGAAGTTGGCTGCTGAAGCAGAGCTTCCTATTTATATCAGCAATTTTTCAGGAGAATTTTCAGAAGCGCGTGCTCGACATTTTCGTTATGATTTTTTTCAAGAGGTTATGAAAAAGACAGGTGCGACAGCTTTAGTTACTGCCCACCATGCTGATGATCAGGTGGAAACGATTTTGATGCGTTTGATTCGAGGCACTCGTTTGCGCTATCTATCAGGAATTAAGGAGAAGCAAGTAGTAGGAGAGATAGAAATTATTCGTCCCTTCTTGCATTTTCAGAAAAAAGACTTTCCATCAATTTTTCACTTTGAAGATATATCAAATAAGAAAAATCATTATTTTCGCAATCGTATTCGAAACGCTTACTTACCAGATTTAGAAAAAGAAAATCCTCGATTTAGAGATGCAATCTTAAGTATCGGAAATGAAATTTTAGATTATGACTTAGCTATAACTGAATTATCTAACAATATTGATGTGGAAAATTTACAGCAGTTATTTTCTTATTCTGAGTCAACACAAAGAGTTTTACTTCAAACTTATCTGAATCGTTTTCCAGATTTGAATCTTACAAAAGCTCAGTTTGAAGAAGTTAGACAGATTTTAAAAACTAAAAGCCAGTATCGTCATCCGCTTAAAAATGGTTATGAATTGATAAAAAAGTATCAACAGTTTCAGATTTGTAAAATCAGTCCGCAGGCTGATGAAAAGGAAGATGAACTTGTGTTACACTATCAAAATCAGGTATCTTATCAAGGATACACATTTTCCTTTGGAATTCCTTTAGAAGGTGAATCAATTCAACAAATACCTGTTTCACGGGAAACATCCATACACATTCGTCATCGAAAAACAGGAGATGTTTTAATTCAAAATGGGCATAGAAAAAAACTCAGACGTCTATTTATTGATTTGAAAATCCCTATGGAAAAGCGGAAATCTGCTCTGATTATTGAGCAATTTGGTGAAATTGTCTCAATTTTGGGAATTGCGACCAGTAATTTGAGTAAAAACACGAAAAATGATATAATGAACACTGTACTTTATATAGAAAAAATAGATAGGTAA